From Amphritea atlantica, a single genomic window includes:
- a CDS encoding carbon-nitrogen hydrolase family protein, whose protein sequence is MDINVAISQKPPVLLDLKASVNKAVETIDEVARQGVQLLVFPEAFLPGYPTWIWRLKPGGDIGLGNTIHNTLRQNSVDITRGDLDPICEAAARHNMVVVIGMNEIDSEFSGSTLFNTVVVIGSDGSLLNRHRKIMPTNPERMVWGFGDASGLQVVDTPVGRIGCLICWENYMPLARYALYAQDIDLYIAPTWDSGDTWIASMNHIAREGGCWVLSTATAMQGSDIPASFPERDRLFQDDEWINPGDAVVVKPFGGVVAGPLHNEKGVLYATIDIDAARDSRKALDVAGHYNRPDIFHLEVDRRAMPPVSFTDNPEK, encoded by the coding sequence ATGGATATCAATGTTGCAATTTCACAGAAACCACCCGTACTCCTGGATCTGAAAGCTTCAGTGAACAAAGCCGTTGAAACCATTGACGAGGTCGCCAGACAGGGCGTACAACTGCTGGTTTTTCCCGAAGCTTTTCTGCCCGGATACCCAACCTGGATCTGGCGATTGAAACCCGGCGGCGATATCGGCCTGGGGAATACTATCCACAACACGTTACGTCAGAACTCTGTCGATATCACCAGGGGCGACCTTGACCCCATTTGCGAAGCTGCCGCCCGACACAATATGGTTGTGGTGATCGGCATGAACGAGATCGACTCAGAGTTCAGCGGCTCGACCCTGTTCAATACTGTTGTGGTCATAGGCAGTGATGGCTCCCTGCTTAACCGGCATCGTAAAATAATGCCGACTAATCCGGAAAGGATGGTGTGGGGATTTGGTGATGCCAGCGGACTGCAGGTGGTCGATACCCCGGTTGGTCGCATTGGCTGCCTGATTTGCTGGGAAAACTATATGCCACTGGCACGCTATGCCCTCTATGCCCAGGATATCGATCTCTATATTGCCCCGACCTGGGACAGCGGCGATACCTGGATAGCGTCGATGAATCATATCGCCCGGGAAGGTGGTTGCTGGGTGCTGAGTACCGCAACAGCAATGCAGGGCAGCGATATACCCGCCTCCTTTCCTGAACGTGATCGCCTGTTTCAGGATGATGAATGGATCAATCCCGGTGATGCCGTGGTGGTTAAACCCTTTGGCGGTGTGGTAGCCGGCCCGTTGCATAATGAAAAAGGAGTGTTATATGCCACTATCGATATCGATGCAGCACGGGATTCCCGTAAAGCGCTGGATGTTGCCGGACATTATAACCGGCCTGATATATTCCATCTGGAGGTTGACCGACGGGCAATGCCTCCGGTGAGTTTCACCGACAACCCGGAGAAATAA
- a CDS encoding GFA family protein — protein sequence MNTQPKYQGSCFCGAVTFTVTTQPLLMAYCHCESCRHWSAGPVSAFTLWKPETLHVTQGADNIDSYRKTPGSIRKWCRSCGGHLFTEHPSMGVTDVPAAVIPELKFEPALHVHYQETVHRMTDGLPKMKDLPAEAGGSGEQIRE from the coding sequence ATGAATACCCAACCGAAATACCAGGGCAGCTGCTTTTGCGGTGCAGTCACTTTTACCGTGACAACGCAGCCTCTGCTGATGGCCTATTGCCATTGTGAATCCTGTCGTCACTGGTCCGCCGGACCCGTCAGTGCATTTACCTTATGGAAGCCCGAAACACTGCATGTCACGCAGGGTGCAGACAATATCGACAGCTATCGAAAAACTCCCGGCAGCATTCGTAAATGGTGTCGTTCATGCGGCGGTCATCTGTTTACCGAACACCCATCCATGGGGGTCACCGATGTCCCTGCTGCGGTGATTCCAGAGCTAAAATTTGAACCAGCTCTGCATGTGCACTATCAGGAAACCGTACACCGGATGACCGATGGTCTGCCAAAAATGAAAGACCTCCCTGCTGAAGCTGGCGGATCCGGCGAACAGATCCGGGAGTAG
- a CDS encoding helix-turn-helix transcriptional regulator: protein MKGYGQFCPIAKACEALGERWTLLLIRELLCGSHRYNDFKRGLPLISPTMLSQRLNVLQQRGLVELRRSEDNKSREYHLTQAGLELEPIVMGLGEWGARWVRSQMSDDDLSVELLMWDMRRTINCAALPDCRTVLHFEFHDLGQPYRHWWMLAENDGIDLCVDDPGFDPDLHFISDLRTMTALWLGDTTIVAAESDDRLKICGASLLLRNLPEWFMFSGFAAVKSGLSDARGSG, encoded by the coding sequence ATGAAAGGTTACGGACAGTTTTGCCCTATCGCCAAAGCGTGTGAAGCCTTGGGGGAGCGATGGACATTATTACTGATTCGTGAGCTATTGTGTGGCAGTCACCGCTATAACGACTTCAAGCGCGGATTACCACTCATCTCTCCGACAATGCTGTCGCAGCGGTTAAATGTGTTGCAGCAGCGCGGGTTGGTTGAATTGAGGCGCTCTGAAGACAATAAAAGCAGAGAGTACCACCTGACACAGGCCGGACTGGAACTGGAACCGATTGTGATGGGGCTGGGGGAGTGGGGCGCTCGCTGGGTCCGCAGCCAGATGTCAGACGATGATCTGAGTGTCGAGTTGTTGATGTGGGATATGCGACGCACAATCAACTGTGCAGCCCTGCCAGACTGCCGCACGGTACTGCATTTTGAATTTCACGACCTGGGTCAGCCTTACCGGCACTGGTGGATGCTGGCTGAGAACGACGGGATCGATCTGTGTGTTGATGACCCGGGGTTTGATCCTGATCTGCATTTTATCAGTGACCTCAGAACAATGACGGCTCTGTGGCTGGGCGATACGACAATTGTTGCCGCGGAGTCGGATGACAGACTGAAAATCTGTGGTGCGTCACTGTTACTCCGTAATCTTCCGGAGTGGTTCATGTTCAGTGGTTTTGCCGCGGTTAAGAGTGGCCTGTCAGACGCGCGGGGCAGCGGCTGA
- a CDS encoding DEAD/DEAH box helicase: MFFIDLNLDLEILGPLADNNFLSPRPIQQQAIPVAMDGLDLLASAPTGTGKTLAFVLPALQKIFDQDQDHSSAPQILILAPTRELAKQIYQVIELQTRHNRIKSCLIVGGVPFGMQKAMLAEPIDIMVATPGRLLELNAQEWLDLSLVDMLVIDEADRMLDLGFIHDIKQIADVLPLKRQTLMFSATLEGEKIQQFAADLLNEDSQIIAVEQPRHIPTNIEQYVYRADNEQHKEYLLKALIHQPELKQGIIFVNSRKQVEHWVNIIRNAGMLCYGLHGDMRQSERTQRIKEMRRGRIKIIIATDVVGRGLDLPDLTHVINLYLPMKADSYVHRSGRSGRDGAKGTVWSIVEPLDWATLGKIERFIGEKLPRITFPGLAPKKPEPGKGGGKAKPKKTKVKNKKAVAKAAAKKSASQKKSPKKRVGRGPKSGPNPKASS; this comes from the coding sequence ATGTTCTTTATCGACCTAAATCTGGATCTGGAAATTCTGGGCCCACTGGCTGACAACAACTTCCTCAGCCCCCGCCCGATCCAGCAACAGGCAATTCCTGTGGCAATGGATGGCTTAGATCTGCTGGCTTCAGCCCCCACCGGAACAGGTAAAACCCTGGCCTTTGTGCTGCCAGCACTGCAAAAAATATTCGATCAGGATCAGGATCACAGCAGTGCGCCACAGATACTGATTCTGGCCCCTACCCGGGAGCTGGCGAAACAGATCTATCAGGTTATCGAACTACAGACCCGGCACAACCGGATCAAAAGCTGTCTGATTGTCGGCGGCGTTCCCTTTGGTATGCAGAAAGCGATGCTGGCTGAGCCGATCGATATTATGGTCGCTACCCCCGGACGACTACTGGAGCTGAATGCCCAGGAGTGGCTCGACCTGTCTCTGGTCGATATGCTGGTCATCGATGAAGCCGACCGGATGCTCGACCTTGGCTTTATCCACGATATAAAACAGATTGCCGATGTCCTGCCGCTGAAACGTCAGACACTGATGTTTTCCGCCACCCTTGAAGGCGAAAAGATTCAGCAGTTTGCCGCAGACCTGTTGAATGAAGACTCACAGATTATCGCTGTAGAACAACCTCGCCACATACCGACCAATATTGAGCAGTATGTCTATCGCGCCGACAACGAACAGCACAAAGAGTATCTGCTTAAAGCACTGATCCATCAGCCTGAACTGAAACAGGGCATTATCTTTGTCAACAGCCGCAAACAGGTAGAGCACTGGGTCAATATCATCCGCAACGCCGGTATGCTCTGTTACGGCCTGCATGGTGATATGCGCCAGAGTGAACGCACCCAGCGGATCAAAGAGATGCGCCGTGGGCGGATCAAGATCATTATCGCCACCGATGTCGTGGGTCGCGGACTGGATCTGCCGGATCTGACTCACGTAATCAACCTCTATCTGCCGATGAAAGCCGACAGCTATGTCCACCGGTCTGGACGCTCAGGCCGTGATGGCGCCAAAGGCACCGTCTGGTCGATTGTAGAACCTTTAGACTGGGCAACGCTGGGTAAGATTGAACGCTTCATCGGCGAAAAACTTCCCCGGATCACGTTCCCGGGACTGGCACCGAAAAAACCGGAACCGGGTAAAGGCGGCGGTAAAGCCAAACCTAAAAAAACTAAAGTTAAAAACAAGAAAGCGGTGGCTAAAGCGGCAGCGAAAAAATCTGCCTCGCAGAAAAAATCGCCTAAAAAGCGGGTTGGCCGCGGTCCCAAATCAGGCCCCAATCCCAAAGCCAGCAGTTAA
- the rapA gene encoding RNA polymerase-associated protein RapA produces MSEFIPGQRWISNTESNLGLGLVTSVSNRRVEILFPAVEEERTYAIDNAPLSRVVYPVGEQVSNASGVKVTITAQQELNGYMIYQVEDTEGEVLVLEERDLDSAVHFSKPHDRLFAGQVDKLSQFKLRVESLKNQFAHLQSESYGLLGPRVQLLPHQLYIAHQVSRRFAPRVLLADEVGLGKTIEAGLILHQQLISGKASRALIVVPDSLVHQWLVEMLRRFNLRFTILDALRCEALELSDEGVNPFETAQMVLCNLSFLKSSPDRLVQALDAGWDMLVVDEAHHLVWSEEESSPEYICIEALAREVKGLLLLTATPEQLGVDSHFARLRLLDPDRYYSLEQFRAEEEGYQPVSKLVARLLDEDAREQLKDAPEVFTQLGSYLGEEVAEQLQDELENDSLDQAIQDAVASLLDHHGTGRVLFRNTRDGVSGFPKRVLHSYPLPEPEFYLASEQQLLDQADLEERLHPELILADRWLEADPRVEWLVDWLKQNRDQKALVICAYAETAKSLEEHLRLYEGIRSSVFHEGMSLVNRDRAAAYFADEDESAQVLICSEIGSEGRNFQFASHLVLFDLPLNPDLLEQRIGRLDRIGQRNDVQIHVPHYEFSAQAILLDWFHRGLNCFERACPVGQVLFDQFLDELIPALFEEYDEANIEQLIGSTRAEADRLLEQLQQGRDQLLELNSCNPAKAEAIAESMEVTGNSIELSRYMEKMFDQFGVEQQVHSSQSIILSPGDHMHHESLPGLPADGMTATYNRTLALGREDIQFLTWEHPLVLGTMDIVVNGDFGNTAVCSIKLPPLKPGTLLLEAIFTLHCAAPKQLQVQRYLPQTLSRIVVDTNGTDLSAILTEAHINNLAERVGRRQAVDIVKHTRDEIGKMVNRVEAIAETQQPAMLAEATQNVAELLGVEQERLTALAAVNPNIRQEEIDYLAQNRAELEHHLKGASLKLDAIRVIVAT; encoded by the coding sequence TTGTCTGAATTTATTCCCGGCCAACGCTGGATCAGTAATACCGAATCAAATCTGGGGCTGGGGTTAGTTACCAGCGTATCTAATCGCCGCGTTGAAATTCTGTTTCCAGCCGTTGAAGAGGAGCGCACCTACGCCATTGATAACGCGCCTCTCAGTCGTGTGGTCTATCCGGTGGGTGAGCAGGTGAGTAATGCCTCGGGCGTTAAAGTCACCATTACTGCTCAGCAGGAACTCAATGGTTATATGATCTATCAGGTCGAAGATACCGAGGGCGAGGTCCTGGTGTTGGAAGAGCGGGACCTGGACAGCGCCGTGCACTTCAGCAAGCCCCACGACCGTCTGTTTGCCGGACAGGTCGATAAGCTCAGTCAGTTTAAGTTGCGGGTCGAATCGCTTAAGAATCAGTTTGCCCACCTGCAATCAGAAAGTTATGGCCTGCTGGGCCCCCGGGTTCAGTTATTGCCCCATCAACTCTATATTGCCCATCAGGTCTCCCGCCGTTTTGCTCCACGGGTATTGTTGGCGGATGAAGTTGGTCTGGGTAAAACCATCGAAGCGGGACTTATCCTGCATCAGCAGCTGATCAGTGGTAAAGCATCCCGTGCGCTGATCGTGGTGCCCGACAGTCTGGTTCATCAGTGGCTGGTAGAGATGCTACGCCGCTTTAATCTGCGCTTTACCATTCTTGATGCGTTGCGCTGTGAGGCACTGGAACTTTCGGATGAGGGCGTTAATCCGTTCGAAACCGCACAGATGGTGCTGTGTAACTTATCCTTCCTCAAGTCCAGCCCGGACCGTCTGGTACAGGCGCTGGATGCGGGCTGGGATATGCTGGTGGTGGATGAAGCGCACCATCTGGTCTGGTCTGAAGAGGAATCCAGTCCGGAATATATCTGTATTGAAGCGCTGGCCCGTGAAGTGAAAGGGCTTTTGCTGTTAACCGCAACCCCGGAACAGCTGGGCGTTGACAGTCACTTTGCCCGTCTGCGTCTGCTGGATCCCGATCGTTATTACAGTCTGGAACAGTTCCGTGCGGAAGAGGAGGGCTATCAGCCGGTCAGTAAACTGGTGGCCCGGTTGTTGGATGAGGATGCCCGTGAACAGCTGAAAGATGCCCCTGAAGTGTTTACTCAGCTGGGTAGCTATCTTGGCGAAGAGGTGGCTGAACAGCTGCAGGATGAGCTTGAAAACGACTCACTGGATCAGGCGATTCAGGATGCGGTAGCCAGTCTGCTGGATCATCATGGCACCGGCCGGGTGTTGTTTCGCAACACCCGTGACGGTGTGAGCGGTTTTCCTAAACGGGTGCTGCACAGTTATCCACTGCCTGAACCAGAGTTTTATCTTGCCAGCGAACAGCAGTTGCTGGATCAGGCGGATCTGGAAGAGAGACTTCATCCCGAGCTTATTCTGGCAGACCGCTGGCTCGAAGCGGATCCGCGGGTGGAGTGGCTGGTGGACTGGCTGAAGCAGAATCGTGACCAGAAAGCGCTGGTCATCTGTGCCTATGCGGAAACCGCCAAATCGCTGGAAGAACACCTGCGCCTCTACGAAGGCATCCGTTCGTCGGTGTTCCATGAGGGGATGAGCCTGGTCAATCGTGACCGTGCCGCTGCCTACTTTGCCGATGAAGATGAGAGCGCTCAGGTGCTGATCTGTTCTGAGATCGGCAGTGAAGGACGGAATTTCCAGTTTGCCAGTCATCTGGTGTTGTTTGACCTGCCGCTGAATCCGGATCTGTTGGAGCAGCGAATCGGTCGTCTCGACCGGATTGGTCAGCGCAATGATGTCCAGATTCATGTGCCTCATTATGAATTCAGCGCTCAGGCAATCCTGCTGGACTGGTTCCATCGTGGTCTGAACTGTTTTGAACGTGCCTGTCCGGTGGGGCAGGTACTGTTCGATCAGTTCCTGGATGAGCTGATTCCGGCCCTGTTTGAGGAGTACGATGAAGCCAATATTGAACAGCTGATCGGCAGTACCCGCGCTGAAGCGGATCGTTTGCTGGAACAGCTGCAGCAGGGGCGTGATCAGTTGCTGGAACTGAATTCATGCAACCCGGCGAAAGCTGAGGCCATCGCTGAAAGCATGGAGGTTACCGGTAACAGTATTGAGCTGAGCCGCTACATGGAGAAGATGTTTGATCAGTTTGGCGTTGAACAGCAGGTTCACAGTAGTCAGAGCATTATCCTCAGTCCGGGGGATCATATGCATCATGAAAGCCTGCCGGGCCTGCCTGCCGATGGTATGACCGCCACCTATAACCGGACCCTCGCTTTGGGCCGGGAGGATATTCAGTTCCTCACCTGGGAACACCCGCTGGTGCTGGGTACGATGGATATCGTCGTTAATGGCGATTTCGGTAACACTGCAGTGTGTTCTATTAAGCTGCCGCCGCTGAAGCCCGGCACTCTGCTGCTGGAAGCTATCTTTACCCTGCACTGTGCGGCGCCTAAACAGTTGCAGGTGCAGCGTTATCTGCCCCAGACGCTGAGTCGTATCGTAGTTGATACCAATGGCACCGATCTCAGTGCAATTCTCACGGAAGCCCATATCAACAACCTGGCTGAGCGGGTTGGGCGGCGTCAGGCGGTGGATATTGTTAAACACACCCGCGATGAGATTGGCAAGATGGTGAATCGGGTTGAGGCGATTGCAGAAACCCAACAGCCGGCGATGCTGGCTGAAGCAACGCAGAATGTGGCAGAGCTGCTGGGAGTAGAACAGGAGCGTCTCACCGCTCTGGCTGCGGTGAACCCGAATATCCGCCAGGAAGAGATCGATTATCTGGCGCAGAACCGGGCAGAGCTGGAGCATCACCTGAAGGGGGCTTCACTGAAACTGGATGCGATTCGGGTCATTGTCGCGACCTGA
- a CDS encoding DEAD/DEAH box helicase, whose translation MSNAENFTDLGLDPRLSNILAHQGITEPTEIQALAVPTAITGHDLIASSKTGSGKTLAYLLPTMQRLMRQKALSKKDPRALILAPTRELAKQVYAQLRSLVSGTQFKVTLVLGGENFNDQAKALAKDPHVVVATPGRLVNHLDERSLFLDGLELLILDEADRMLDLGFAEQLNRINKVASHRLRQTLMFSATLEHAEVNSMAKTLLKAPKRIAIGAANAEHADIEKRFYLTDHLDHKQALLERILDTETYQQVIIFTATRADTDRLSQLLSAKGLKTAALSGEMSQSDRNRIMDSFSRGQQQVLITTDVASRGLDLLQVSLVINFDMPKQAEEYVHRIGRTGRAGAKGVAVSLVGPKDWEAFKRVERFLQQSVNFSELEGLKATFKGIKEAPAAKAPKAEKGRPAARPKRAVKAPQDRKNRRTANRQIVSDDGMAPLKKKKTD comes from the coding sequence TTGTCCAACGCGGAAAACTTTACCGATCTGGGGCTTGATCCCCGGCTTAGCAATATCCTTGCTCATCAGGGGATAACCGAGCCCACGGAGATTCAGGCCCTGGCAGTGCCGACGGCAATTACCGGCCATGATCTGATTGCTTCATCAAAAACCGGCTCCGGTAAAACGCTGGCCTATCTGTTGCCAACGATGCAGCGCCTGATGCGGCAGAAAGCCCTGAGTAAAAAAGATCCCCGGGCGCTGATTCTGGCACCCACCCGGGAGCTGGCAAAGCAGGTTTACGCTCAGTTGCGCAGTCTGGTCAGCGGCACACAGTTCAAGGTGACGCTGGTACTGGGTGGTGAGAACTTTAATGATCAGGCCAAAGCGCTGGCGAAGGATCCTCATGTCGTGGTGGCAACTCCTGGACGGCTGGTGAACCATCTGGATGAGCGCTCGCTGTTTCTCGATGGTCTTGAACTGCTGATTCTCGATGAAGCCGACCGGATGCTGGATCTGGGATTTGCCGAGCAGCTGAACCGGATCAATAAGGTCGCCAGCCATCGTCTGCGTCAGACGCTGATGTTTTCTGCCACGCTGGAACACGCTGAAGTAAACAGCATGGCTAAAACGCTGCTAAAAGCGCCAAAGCGGATCGCCATTGGGGCTGCTAATGCTGAACACGCAGATATTGAAAAACGCTTCTATCTTACCGATCATCTGGATCACAAGCAGGCCCTGCTGGAGCGTATTCTTGATACTGAAACGTATCAGCAGGTGATTATCTTTACCGCTACCCGTGCGGATACCGATCGTCTTTCACAGTTGTTATCCGCTAAGGGGCTGAAAACGGCGGCGCTCAGTGGTGAGATGAGTCAGTCCGACCGTAACAGGATTATGGATAGCTTCAGCCGGGGGCAACAGCAGGTGCTGATTACCACTGATGTTGCTTCCCGTGGACTGGATCTGTTGCAGGTGTCTCTGGTGATTAACTTTGATATGCCCAAGCAGGCGGAGGAATATGTTCACCGCATCGGGCGTACCGGTCGGGCCGGAGCTAAAGGGGTTGCGGTCTCTTTAGTTGGTCCTAAAGACTGGGAAGCATTCAAACGTGTAGAGCGTTTTCTGCAGCAGTCGGTTAACTTCAGTGAACTGGAAGGCTTAAAGGCGACGTTTAAAGGTATTAAAGAGGCGCCTGCCGCTAAAGCACCTAAGGCTGAAAAAGGCCGGCCTGCAGCACGGCCAAAACGGGCAGTTAAAGCGCCACAGGATCGTAAAAACAGACGTACCGCCAATCGGCAGATAGTCTCCGATGATGGTATGGCGCCGCTGAAAAAGAAGAAAACGGATTAG
- a CDS encoding c-type cytochrome produces the protein MKKLSGVLFVVCAFTASVPAVHAGGAEVFQTCVECHGASAEKSAMGKSQVIKGWSSSQTVDALKGYKAGTYGGPLKALMKVQADKLDETAIQDVAAYISGL, from the coding sequence ATGAAAAAATTGAGTGGTGTTTTATTTGTTGTCTGTGCGTTTACAGCATCTGTGCCTGCGGTTCATGCAGGAGGGGCTGAGGTGTTTCAGACCTGTGTTGAATGTCATGGTGCCTCCGCTGAAAAATCGGCTATGGGTAAGTCTCAGGTAATTAAGGGTTGGTCATCCAGCCAGACTGTCGATGCGCTGAAGGGTTATAAAGCCGGCACTTATGGTGGTCCGCTGAAAGCGTTGATGAAGGTCCAGGCTGATAAACTGGATGAAACCGCGATTCAGGACGTTGCGGCCTATATTTCCGGACTTTAG